One genomic segment of Bacteroidota bacterium includes these proteins:
- a CDS encoding C40 family peptidase: MDHGIASISIIPVMQKPTHDSEMVSQLLFGETYSVTEYEKDWLKIQMHFDNYTGFISINQHLAITNQWLNLIQTTQRWYAAELMQTVTNHDITFPILIGSELHEFDGINFTIGKDRLVYTGDTLPDNGEYRQRDFINKFSKKFLNAPYLWGGRSPFGVDCSGLVQVVFKICGVQLPRDAYQQAEAGSVVNFILEAQPGDLCFFDNGNDKIVHVGILLKDQKIIHASGKVRIDPIDHYGIYNSAIKKYSHKLRIIKRVL, translated from the coding sequence ATGGATCATGGAATAGCATCAATTAGTATTATACCTGTAATGCAAAAACCTACGCATGATTCTGAAATGGTTTCTCAATTACTTTTCGGAGAAACTTATAGCGTCACAGAGTATGAAAAGGACTGGTTGAAAATTCAAATGCATTTTGATAATTACACAGGATTCATATCAATAAATCAACATTTAGCTATCACAAATCAATGGTTGAATTTAATCCAAACCACTCAACGTTGGTATGCTGCTGAATTGATGCAAACGGTCACAAATCATGATATTACTTTTCCTATACTCATCGGTTCAGAATTGCATGAATTTGATGGTATCAATTTTACAATAGGAAAAGACAGATTGGTTTACACCGGCGACACGTTGCCAGATAATGGTGAATACAGGCAGCGAGATTTTATAAATAAATTTTCAAAAAAATTTTTAAATGCACCTTATTTATGGGGTGGTCGCAGTCCATTTGGGGTGGATTGCTCCGGATTGGTGCAAGTGGTTTTTAAAATTTGTGGCGTACAATTACCTCGGGATGCATATCAACAAGCAGAGGCCGGATCAGTTGTAAATTTTATTCTTGAAGCACAACCCGGCGACTTATGTTTCTTCGATAATGGGAATGATAAAATTGTGCATGTAGGTATTTTATTAAAGGATCAAAAAATTATTCATGCCTCCGGAAAAGTACGGATTGATCCAATTGATCATTATGGAATTTATAATTCTGCGATTAAAAAATATTCTCATAAATTACGCATCATTAAACGAGTGTTATGA
- a CDS encoding PKD domain-containing protein, protein MLNKSILFLLLIFCVFSAMISKSQVVANFTSDDTTGCGLLELEMINLSTGASSYYWQVFDESGIEVASSTLSNPSFFLTVTGSYTVELTATGVSGSDFLSIPGFATVYTNPNAEFISSGTEGCLPLTLTFTNTSTPGTYGSLSDFYWIITGAGALPDTDELTYTFNSPGLYTVYIFVEDGAGCSDYFTTDIQVFDAPSVDFIADSTVSCSLPLTTHFTNLSSGSGDLIYAWNFGDGATSSATNPTHTFSEIGNFDVSLTVTDAIGCSNTFTAEDFIIINTTLNVDFSSSLTTVCAGNSIEFTNLSDAVVGTWLWDFGDGSTSSAFEPTHTYTSAGIYTVSLSGDFGGGCTGFISYPSLMNVIASPTVSFTSTDPNSYCSVPLTVSFTPSVAGGPVTFLWEFETPDGISTSTAIMPNFLWSVPGSYDVALTVTNILGCSAEISIPDYVTIGTLEVVPIATPESGCIPLSVSFEAIAGDELTEFYWDFGDGTTSTSVHPTHVYNTVDCFDMMLIASTADGCIDTTFVNDFICAGESGTALLGVPDTSCPSVKLEVFYLPLDSIELIIDGGLDYFITTTVDSNTTVSMEPGFHEVLFYTWINGCPDTVSSSIFILDIDDSLLVYDINCLDPYKVKFYIDSSLAALSCGWTWDFGDGTVDSVNMNPIHTYAETGSYHVSIVYDCITEEECSGIGFNVLITDPVAAFEVDGGACDTPYTAIFTNTSTDGVDNNLTYYWNFDDGTFSTDTNTEHTYSDFGIYLVTLLITDVNGCTDYFVDTVSINQVNAFYTLDDDYGCTPFTMHLTDSSSSLVGDITSWEIYWADGTSDTYTTAEEMIDVTHTYTESGVYPITLIVYDANGCSDSYVDTIRSKLPFVDFIADDTIPCVGQLVTFTELATGTGISFLWDFGDGTTSTLANPAHAYSTLGSFTVSLTVTDYYGCVVVVEKPAFIIAETINADFDFDIVIANCNYSLVQFNSIIEDSICSFYWNFGDGGTSTDPNPLYPYLTAGSFDVSLTVIDCNDCETTIYKSGYIDVPGPFGYIVPSKDSVCVGEELILYVSIYSSDSLGLFFDNGDFYSQDIVFSNEVTTLEIPYTYNEAGYYGPTALVVDTSGCLNILYITDSILVSPMPQALYSVSDVGVCQGTEIIFSDSSYSDEPIISWLWNTGDSSFIENESIDFEYTYVDTGIYISSLEVQTAFGCTNTFDIPVTVIPYPIFNLSEDTIICPGMDVQLSATGGYTYFWSPPEGLSSSVVPDPIAHPLVSTLYTVIVTNGDCSLIDSVQVNVVEELILDAGPDTILCKPGEINLYALLTNDIPQSEILFYWQPDSFLNDIFIPDPISNTTETIQYTAYASCGFLDDSAIVTVVVTGPPDIDIPVDTISTIAGQPVNVIAEVISGNDPLTHEWNPSQFVDCPTCLNVNITVDNSMVLGILTTDSLGCTDYDYIYLRVIPCDESVFKIPNIISPNSDGFNDEFYIDYTDVAGLKSITIFDRWGERMFHTTDVERRWDGTYRGKICNPGVYVYTIEFICADGVESVISGNITLVK, encoded by the coding sequence ATGCTCAACAAAAGTATTCTGTTTCTTCTGTTGATATTTTGTGTTTTCAGTGCAATGATTTCCAAATCGCAAGTAGTAGCAAATTTTACTTCGGACGACACAACAGGATGTGGATTGCTTGAACTTGAAATGATAAATTTATCTACCGGAGCATCTTCTTATTATTGGCAGGTATTTGATGAATCCGGAATAGAAGTAGCGAGTTCAACGCTTTCAAATCCTTCGTTTTTTCTAACAGTTACCGGATCATATACAGTTGAGCTAACTGCAACCGGAGTTTCAGGAAGTGATTTTTTATCTATTCCCGGTTTTGCAACAGTCTATACGAATCCGAATGCAGAATTTATATCATCAGGAACAGAAGGATGTTTGCCTTTAACATTAACTTTTACAAATACTTCTACACCCGGAACCTATGGATCACTATCAGATTTTTATTGGATAATTACTGGCGCAGGAGCATTACCTGATACCGATGAATTGACCTATACTTTTAATTCGCCGGGATTATATACTGTTTATATTTTTGTGGAAGATGGTGCCGGATGTTCTGATTATTTTACAACGGATATTCAAGTGTTTGATGCTCCTTCAGTAGATTTTATTGCAGATAGTACTGTGTCTTGTTCATTACCACTCACCACACATTTTACAAATTTATCATCCGGTTCAGGAGATTTAATTTATGCATGGAATTTTGGCGATGGTGCAACAAGCTCTGCAACAAATCCAACACATACTTTTTCCGAGATTGGAAATTTTGATGTGAGTTTAACTGTAACGGATGCAATTGGTTGTTCCAACACTTTTACCGCAGAAGATTTTATAATAATTAATACCACTTTGAATGTGGATTTTTCTTCTTCATTAACTACAGTGTGTGCAGGTAATTCTATAGAGTTTACAAATTTAAGTGATGCTGTTGTTGGTACATGGTTATGGGATTTTGGTGATGGCTCTACTTCATCTGCATTTGAACCCACACATACTTATACCTCTGCGGGAATTTATACTGTAAGTTTAAGTGGAGATTTTGGAGGTGGTTGTACAGGATTTATTAGTTATCCTTCATTAATGAATGTGATTGCATCGCCTACAGTTTCGTTTACATCTACTGATCCGAATTCCTATTGTTCTGTTCCCTTAACTGTATCATTTACTCCTTCAGTTGCTGGTGGTCCTGTAACGTTCTTATGGGAGTTTGAAACACCTGATGGTATTTCTACTTCCACGGCAATTATGCCTAACTTTTTATGGTCAGTTCCGGGCTCGTATGATGTTGCTTTAACGGTGACAAATATATTGGGATGCTCCGCAGAAATTTCGATACCGGATTATGTTACTATTGGTACTTTAGAAGTGGTGCCGATTGCAACACCCGAGTCCGGTTGTATTCCATTATCGGTTTCATTTGAAGCCATAGCTGGTGATGAGCTAACAGAATTTTATTGGGATTTTGGTGATGGAACTACTTCAACGTCAGTGCATCCAACACATGTTTATAATACAGTAGATTGTTTTGATATGATGTTAATTGCTTCTACTGCGGATGGTTGTATTGATACCACTTTTGTAAATGATTTTATTTGTGCAGGTGAATCAGGTACCGCATTGTTAGGAGTACCGGATACATCTTGTCCTTCAGTTAAATTGGAAGTATTTTATTTGCCATTAGATTCTATTGAATTAATAATTGATGGCGGCTTAGATTATTTTATTACAACAACTGTTGATTCAAATACAACCGTTTCTATGGAACCTGGATTTCATGAGGTATTATTTTATACTTGGATTAATGGTTGCCCGGATACTGTTTCTTCTTCTATTTTTATTTTAGATATTGATGATAGTTTATTGGTGTATGATATAAATTGTCTTGATCCGTATAAAGTGAAATTTTATATTGATTCATCACTTGCAGCACTTTCCTGTGGATGGACTTGGGACTTTGGGGATGGTACTGTGGATTCTGTAAATATGAACCCCATCCATACTTATGCGGAAACAGGTTCTTATCATGTGTCAATTGTATATGATTGTATTACAGAGGAAGAATGTTCGGGCATTGGATTTAATGTTTTAATCACAGATCCTGTTGCTGCTTTCGAAGTGGATGGAGGAGCATGCGACACTCCTTATACCGCCATATTTACAAATACATCTACGGATGGAGTAGATAATAATCTCACTTACTATTGGAATTTTGATGATGGCACTTTTTCTACTGACACTAATACAGAACATACCTATTCAGACTTCGGAATTTATTTAGTAACCTTATTAATTACAGATGTAAATGGTTGTACTGATTATTTTGTAGATACGGTGTCAATAAATCAGGTGAATGCATTTTATACTCTTGATGATGATTATGGATGCACACCTTTTACAATGCATCTTACAGATAGTTCTTCTTCTTTAGTTGGGGATATTACTTCTTGGGAAATTTATTGGGCGGATGGTACTTCTGATACTTATACTACAGCAGAAGAAATGATAGATGTTACGCATACCTATACTGAATCAGGAGTATATCCAATTACACTTATTGTTTATGATGCGAATGGATGCAGTGATTCTTATGTAGACACTATTAGATCTAAACTCCCTTTTGTTGACTTTATAGCTGATGATACAATACCTTGTGTTGGTCAATTAGTAACATTTACAGAGTTGGCAACCGGGACCGGTATTTCCTTTTTATGGGATTTTGGTGATGGTACTACTTCTACTCTTGCAAATCCAGCACATGCATATTCCACTCTTGGTTCTTTTACAGTTTCACTTACTGTTACCGATTATTATGGATGTGTTGTTGTTGTAGAAAAGCCTGCATTTATTATTGCGGAAACAATCAATGCAGATTTTGATTTTGATATTGTAATTGCCAATTGTAATTATTCTTTAGTTCAATTTAATTCTATAATTGAAGATTCTATTTGTTCCTTTTACTGGAATTTTGGCGATGGCGGAACATCCACTGATCCCAATCCACTTTATCCTTATTTAACTGCAGGAAGTTTTGATGTTTCACTTACTGTTATCGATTGCAATGATTGCGAAACAACTATTTATAAATCAGGTTATATTGATGTGCCAGGTCCTTTTGGTTATATTGTTCCATCAAAAGATTCAGTTTGCGTTGGAGAAGAATTGATTTTATATGTTTCCATTTATTCAAGTGATTCGCTAGGATTATTTTTTGACAATGGTGATTTCTATTCTCAGGATATTGTATTCAGCAATGAGGTTACAACATTAGAAATTCCATACACTTATAATGAAGCGGGATATTATGGCCCCACTGCATTAGTGGTGGATACAAGTGGTTGTTTAAATATTTTATACATCACCGATAGTATTTTAGTTAGTCCGATGCCGCAAGCACTTTATTCAGTTTCTGATGTGGGAGTTTGTCAGGGTACAGAAATTATTTTTTCTGATAGTTCTTATAGCGACGAACCAATTATTAGTTGGTTATGGAATACAGGGGATTCAAGTTTTATTGAAAATGAATCTATAGATTTTGAATATACTTATGTAGATACAGGTATTTATATTTCTTCATTAGAAGTGCAAACTGCTTTTGGTTGTACTAACACTTTTGATATACCTGTAACAGTAATTCCATATCCAATTTTTAATCTGAGTGAGGATACTATTATTTGTCCTGGAATGGATGTGCAATTAAGTGCAACCGGCGGATACACTTATTTTTGGAGTCCACCGGAAGGCCTATCATCATCAGTGGTTCCCGATCCAATTGCACATCCTTTGGTATCTACTTTATATACTGTGATAGTTACAAATGGAGATTGTTCTTTAATTGATTCTGTACAAGTAAATGTAGTAGAAGAATTAATATTGGATGCCGGTCCGGATACAATTTTATGTAAGCCCGGTGAGATAAATTTATATGCATTACTTACCAATGATATTCCTCAGTCGGAAATATTATTTTATTGGCAACCGGATAGTTTTTTGAATGACATTTTTATTCCGGATCCTATTTCAAATACTACAGAAACTATTCAATATACAGCCTATGCAAGTTGTGGATTTTTAGATGATTCAGCAATAGTAACTGTAGTAGTTACCGGGCCGCCTGATATTGATATTCCTGTGGATACTATTTCAACAATTGCCGGCCAACCGGTGAATGTTATTGCTGAAGTTATCTCAGGTAATGATCCCTTAACGCATGAATGGAATCCTTCTCAATTTGTGGATTGTCCTACTTGTTTAAATGTAAATATTACCGTAGATAATTCTATGGTTTTGGGAATCTTGACAACAGATTCATTAGGCTGTACCGATTATGATTATATATATCTGCGAGTGATACCTTGTGATGAATCTGTATTTAAAATTCCAAATATTATAAGTCCGAATAGCGATGGTTTTAATGATGAATTTTATATTGATTATACAGATGTTGCAGGATTAAAAAGTATCACCATTTTCGACAGATGGGGCGAACGCATGTTTCATACTACAGATGTGGAAAGACGTTGGGATGGAACTTATCGTGGTAAAATTTGTAACCCCGGTGTATATGTGTATACTATCGAATTTATTTGCGCAGATGGTGTCGAATCTGTTATCTCCGGAAATATTACTCTCGTAAAATAA
- a CDS encoding SprB repeat-containing protein, whose amino-acid sequence MKNVITLYHVNLKESIYQPLLSVAFCVCGLLVNTYAFSQLSVSNSTSNIPDISNTEIESLLHYYDHQIFFTENKGQWDSNELYRAEFPLGQALATKEGMLLATFNAEDIQASYAWGLKEEEARKNLQEFNETPVKIHGHGWRMEFVNASPQMSVQAKQVHKEVFNYFMGDNAGQTNVKSYQEIWYNNVYEHVDVRYYPSAEGSLEYDIICKPGFDKNTLAIRMAGITKIKKQENGSLIFRTSVGDMEIPAPIVYQIVEGKKIMIDARYRITDDNIISFDIGSFDKNATLIIDPIAMRWATWVNSNSTGQNHGHCIWVDQSDGAIYIVARVDGSTNFITVGAFDVTSNGHVDLVIGKYLEPDAVGGVGSRVWQTYVGGNLDDNPYAMEQGPDGELYIAGYTGSSNYPLSGGLAFSGSGIDNRAQATDNIFITKINTSGNSIKSAVIGGNGSDGAFDLRTTADGNIVVCGNTRSTNLNTLFPGVGATNINYGGIDAIIFKINTDLDVVDWINNYGGSGLDQATIMLVNQDNADIFVAGYTNSSAFPTLIARQSSKVGGTDGYIQKFNSDGTMIWSSYFNSALSKITKILCMEFNGDGSELIFGGITNGLHASNISASGVYDNSYNGGTNDLFIVNMDTSQTFNYATYIGGSGNEVNMMGMNVDDNNDVFVFGYTDSNSPSLTATFGALQTTNFGINDKIFLKLSADLSALIYLTYYGGSGNDYDPIGQRGIKTSNCRIYTIITAQSKDIPLTEGALNTNKISSTSIYEPGLVVWANPPDLINNEIFSDQILCPGQTPEEFTGSEPDYVLPVIIRDGTTSVYPDIGTAEVYQWQYSLDSITWIDVPGGIYQNLDPILIGPIDTFTYFRRIIGGDACISIDADHVTITVSVLNVDGTITDPLCYDAAEGSITLIPAGSSSYSYVWSTGDDAISIDGLIAGDYFAVVTDALGCSDTFFATITDPAQILISETHENVNISCGVNGSIDLTVTGGSPAYTFLWEDGSTDEDREELSEGIYSVIVTDVFDCTDTLEIEIGFDTTLACLIDGDLQFCNGGFTTLTAPDGFDYLWSTGEISQTIEVYAAGFYSLTITNNLGCTAFCDVYVVELSATSIDQDGFICEGEIYILPDGSTTSITGDYSTTLVAANGCDSIIITHLFINPTYVITNNIEICEYESYTMPDGSIENSTGTYIFNYTTMFGCDSNITINLNVDLSLSDTVEVNICEGDIYTLPDGVTVNASGTYISIPTVIVGCDSIIVTLLTVNTIYEENISAEICEGDSYTLPDGSSATTSGIYISNLFSINGCDSIITTDLIVHPIYDENISAEICDGETYILPGGSSVSTTGIYISNLISINGCDSIITTDLIVNPIYNENISAEICDGEEYILPDGSSATTTGIYITNLISINGCDSIITTDLIVHSIYLTTVDAEICDGETYILPDGSAVATTGIYISNLFSINGCDSIITTDLIVHPIYSTTVDAEICDGATYILPDGSTVATTGIYITNLFSINGCDSIITTDLIVHPVYNENVDAEICDGETYILPDGSTVSTSGIYISNLFSINGCDS is encoded by the coding sequence ATGAAAAACGTGATTACTCTTTATCACGTGAACCTAAAAGAAAGTATTTATCAACCGTTATTAAGTGTTGCATTTTGTGTTTGCGGCTTGCTTGTAAATACTTATGCCTTTTCGCAACTATCGGTTTCTAATTCTACATCAAATATCCCTGATATTTCGAATACGGAAATTGAAAGTTTATTACACTATTACGATCATCAAATATTCTTTACAGAAAATAAAGGTCAATGGGATTCCAATGAATTATATCGTGCTGAATTTCCATTAGGTCAAGCATTGGCAACTAAAGAAGGAATGTTGCTGGCAACCTTTAATGCGGAAGATATACAGGCATCATATGCATGGGGTTTGAAAGAAGAAGAGGCAAGAAAGAACTTACAAGAATTTAATGAAACTCCGGTAAAAATTCATGGACATGGATGGAGGATGGAATTTGTAAATGCTTCACCACAAATGTCTGTTCAGGCAAAGCAAGTACATAAAGAAGTGTTCAATTATTTTATGGGAGATAATGCCGGACAAACCAATGTAAAAAGCTATCAGGAAATATGGTATAACAATGTGTATGAACATGTAGATGTCAGATATTATCCATCAGCAGAAGGTTCGTTAGAGTATGATATCATTTGTAAGCCTGGGTTCGATAAAAATACATTAGCTATTCGCATGGCCGGAATTACAAAAATCAAAAAACAGGAAAATGGGTCACTAATATTCAGAACAAGTGTTGGCGATATGGAAATACCTGCACCTATTGTATATCAAATTGTGGAGGGGAAAAAAATAATGATTGATGCCAGATATAGAATTACTGACGACAACATTATTTCATTTGATATTGGAAGTTTTGATAAAAATGCAACATTGATTATTGATCCGATTGCAATGCGTTGGGCTACTTGGGTAAATTCAAATTCAACCGGACAGAATCATGGTCATTGTATTTGGGTTGATCAATCCGATGGTGCAATTTATATTGTTGCTCGTGTGGATGGTTCTACAAATTTTATTACTGTTGGTGCATTTGATGTTACATCCAATGGTCATGTGGATTTAGTAATCGGAAAATATTTGGAACCGGATGCGGTTGGCGGTGTGGGGTCTCGTGTTTGGCAAACTTATGTGGGTGGTAATTTGGATGATAATCCTTATGCAATGGAACAAGGACCTGATGGCGAATTATATATTGCCGGTTATACAGGCAGTTCGAATTATCCTTTATCGGGTGGTCTCGCTTTCAGTGGAAGTGGAATTGATAACCGGGCTCAAGCAACGGATAATATTTTTATTACAAAAATTAATACTTCTGGTAATTCAATTAAAAGTGCAGTAATTGGTGGTAACGGTAGCGACGGTGCTTTTGATTTGCGTACTACAGCGGATGGAAATATTGTTGTTTGCGGTAATACAAGAAGTACAAACCTAAATACTTTGTTTCCGGGTGTGGGTGCAACGAATATAAATTATGGAGGTATTGATGCAATTATTTTTAAAATTAATACTGATCTTGATGTAGTTGATTGGATAAATAATTATGGTGGTAGCGGTCTTGATCAGGCAACGATTATGTTGGTGAATCAGGATAACGCAGACATTTTTGTTGCGGGCTATACTAACTCTTCGGCATTTCCGACATTAATTGCCAGACAATCATCTAAAGTGGGTGGAACAGATGGTTATATTCAAAAATTTAATAGTGATGGCACAATGATCTGGTCATCATATTTTAATTCTGCGCTTTCAAAAATCACCAAGATACTTTGCATGGAATTTAATGGTGATGGAAGTGAATTAATTTTTGGTGGTATTACAAATGGTTTGCATGCAAGTAATATTTCTGCATCGGGCGTGTATGATAACTCTTATAATGGCGGGACCAATGATTTGTTTATTGTGAATATGGATACGAGTCAAACTTTTAATTACGCAACTTATATTGGTGGAAGTGGAAACGAAGTGAATATGATGGGTATGAATGTGGATGATAATAATGATGTATTTGTATTTGGATATACAGATAGTAATAGCCCAAGTTTAACCGCAACATTTGGCGCATTGCAAACCACAAACTTTGGAATAAATGATAAAATATTTTTAAAACTCTCTGCTGATCTCAGTGCATTAATTTATCTTACTTATTATGGTGGCAGCGGCAATGATTATGATCCTATTGGTCAGCGTGGAATTAAAACAAGTAATTGCAGAATTTATACAATTATCACTGCGCAATCAAAAGATATTCCTCTAACAGAAGGAGCGTTGAATACAAATAAAATTAGTAGCACTTCTATTTATGAACCGGGATTAGTTGTGTGGGCAAATCCGCCTGATTTAATTAATAATGAAATTTTCAGTGATCAAATATTATGTCCCGGACAAACACCCGAAGAATTTACAGGCTCTGAACCTGATTATGTATTGCCAGTAATTATTCGTGATGGAACAACATCTGTGTATCCAGATATTGGAACTGCTGAAGTATATCAATGGCAATATAGTTTGGATAGTATAACATGGATAGATGTGCCCGGCGGTATTTATCAAAATCTGGATCCGATTTTAATTGGTCCGATAGATACGTTTACTTATTTCAGAAGAATAATTGGTGGAGATGCCTGCATTAGTATTGATGCAGATCATGTTACTATTACAGTGAGTGTTTTAAATGTGGATGGCACTATAACAGATCCACTTTGTTATGACGCTGCAGAAGGTTCAATCACTTTAATACCTGCCGGTTCTTCAAGTTATAGTTATGTATGGAGTACAGGTGATGATGCAATTTCAATTGATGGTTTAATTGCAGGAGATTATTTTGCGGTGGTAACAGATGCATTGGGATGTTCAGATACATTCTTTGCAACAATTACTGATCCTGCACAAATACTTATCAGTGAAACGCATGAAAATGTAAACATATCTTGTGGTGTAAATGGCTCAATTGATCTTACTGTAACCGGCGGATCTCCTGCTTATACTTTTTTATGGGAAGATGGCAGTACGGATGAAGACAGAGAAGAATTAAGTGAAGGAATTTATTCGGTAATTGTTACTGATGTTTTTGATTGTACGGATACACTTGAAATAGAAATTGGTTTTGATACAACACTTGCTTGTTTAATAGATGGCGATTTACAATTTTGTAATGGTGGATTTACAACACTTACAGCTCCTGATGGATTTGATTATTTATGGAGTACAGGAGAAATTTCTCAAACAATAGAAGTGTATGCAGCCGGGTTTTATTCTTTAACTATTACTAACAATCTTGGTTGTACTGCTTTCTGCGATGTATATGTTGTTGAATTATCTGCTACATCAATTGATCAGGATGGGTTCATATGCGAAGGTGAAATTTATATACTGCCTGATGGTTCTACCACATCTATAACCGGTGATTATTCAACTACATTAGTTGCAGCAAATGGATGTGATTCAATAATTATTACACACTTATTTATAAATCCAACTTATGTTATAACCAACAATATAGAGATATGCGAATATGAGTCGTACACAATGCCCGATGGATCAATAGAAAATTCTACAGGTACTTATATTTTTAATTACACAACAATGTTTGGTTGTGATTCAAATATTACAATAAACCTGAATGTAGATTTATCATTAAGCGATACAGTAGAAGTAAATATTTGTGAAGGCGATATCTATACATTACCCGATGGTGTAACAGTAAATGCATCCGGCACTTACATTTCAATACCAACTGTAATAGTGGGTTGTGATTCTATAATAGTAACTCTGTTAACAGTAAATACTATTTACGAAGAAAATATATCTGCAGAAATTTGTGAAGGAGATTCCTATACTTTACCCGATGGTTCAAGTGCAACAACAAGCGGAATTTATATTTCAAATTTATTTTCAATCAACGGTTGCGATTCGATTATCACAACTGATTTAATTGTGCATCCAATTTACGATGAAAATATATCAGCAGAAATTTGCGATGGCGAAACATATATTTTACCCGGTGGAAGTTCAGTTTCAACCACTGGAATTTATATTTCCAATTTAATAAGTATAAACGGTTGTGATTCAATTATCACCACTGATTTAATTGTGAATCCGATTTATAATGAAAATATCTCAGCAGAAATCTGTGATGGGGAAGAATATATTTTACCTGATGGTTCAAGTGCAACAACAACTGGAATTTATATTACTAATTTAATAAGTATCAACGGTTGCGATTCGATTATCACCACTGATTTAATTGTGCATTCGATTTATTTAACAACAGTTGATGCAGAAATCTGCGATGGTGAAACTTATATTTTACCTGATGGATCAGCTGTTGCAACAACTGGAATTTATATTTCAAATTTATTTTCAATCAACGGTTGCGACTCCATAATCACCACTGATTTAATTGTGCATCCGATTTATTCAACAACAGTTGATGCAGAAATTTGCGATGGTGCAACTTATATTTTACCGGATGGATCAACGGTTGCAACAACTGGAATTTATATTACCAATTTATTTTCTATCAACGGTTGCGATTCAATAATCACAACAGATTTAATTGTGCATCCTGTTTATAATGAAAATGTAGATGCAGAAATCTGCGATGGTGAAACATATATTTTACCTGATGGATCAACTGTTTCAACAAGCGGAATTTATATTTCAAATTTATTTTCAATCAACGGTTGCGACTCATAA